The following proteins are co-located in the Solenopsis invicta isolate M01_SB chromosome 7, UNIL_Sinv_3.0, whole genome shotgun sequence genome:
- the LOC105195056 gene encoding threonine--tRNA ligase 1, cytoplasmic isoform X2, which produces MGDNVVADVQNLTLAEDKAKSKAMKKKYAAAEKTVSELDPWPSYIQDRIVLWDKLKKEYDDSVAAKTPANITVTLPDGKKISGKSWRTTPYDVAKGISQGLADNTVIAKVNNELWDLDRPLESDCKLQLLKFDEPEGQQVFWHSSAHVLGEAMERVYGGCLCYGPPIENGFYYDMYLGDQGISNADFPYLESLYKNIVKEKQQFERLEMTKEDLLEMFKYNEFKVRIINERIHTPTTTAYRCGPLIDLCRGPHVRHTGKIKAIKITKNSSTYWEGNANAESLQRLYGISFPDTKQLKEWEKFQEEAAKRDHRKIGKEQELYFFHELSPGSCFFQPRGAYIYNTLMEFIRSEYRKRGFQEVITPNIYNSKLWQTSGHWQHYAENMFSFDVEKETFALKPMNCPGHCLIFDVRCRSWRELPLRLADFGVLHRNELSGALTGLTRVRRFQQDDAHIFCSIEQIKDEISGALDFLWHVYSVLGFTFNLCLSTRPEKFMGDIEVWNEAEKALEESLNAFGQPWSLNPEDGAFYGPKIDITIMDALKRAHQTATIQLDFQLPIRFNLSYVNEAGEKTRPVIIHRAILGSVERMIAIVTESYGGKWPYWLSPRQAMVVPVASQFDDYAYEVKQKLWDAGVMVEVDTDSSDTLNKKIRNAQLAQFNFILVVGEKERNAGTVNVRTRDNTVHGEIAVDELIVKLKVLKETRDQSGDLK; this is translated from the exons ATGGGCGACAACGTGGTAGCCGACGTGCAAAATCTGACCTTGGCGGAGGATAAG GCGAAGTCAAAGGCAATGAAGAAGAAATATGCTGCAGCGGAGAAGACTGTGTCGGAGCTTGATCCTTGGCCCTCTTACATTCAG GATCGTATTGTATTGTGGGATAAATTGAAAAAGGAGTATGACGACTCAGTGGCAGCAAAGACTCCTGCAAACATAACTGTAACTCTGCCGGATGGTAAGAAGATATCTGGGAAATCCTGGCGTACGACGCCTTACGACGTTGCGAAAGGTATTAGCCAAGGATTGGCAGATAATACTGTAATCGCAAAAGTCAACAATGAATTATGGGATCTTGACAGACCTCTAGAATCTGACTGCAAATTGCAGCTGTTGAAGTTTGACGAGCCGGAAGGTCAGCAAGTGTTTTGGCATTCTAGCGCTCATGTTCTTGGAGAGGCTATGGAAAGAGTTTACGGCGGCTGTCTCTGTTATGGTCCCCCTATCGAGAATGGCTTTTACTATGATATGTATCTGGGCGACCAGGGCATCTCCAACGCGGACTTCCCATATCTGGAGAGTCTCTACAAGAATATAGTCAAAGAGAAACAACAGTTTGAACGGCTGGAAATGACAAAAGAAGATCTCCTGGAAATGTTCAAGTACAATGAATTTAAAGTACGGATTATAAACGAGAGGATACACACGCCCACTACCACGGCTTATAGATGTGGTCCGCTGATTGATTTGTGCAGAGGACCTCATGTGAGGCACACGGGAAAGATCAAGGCCATAAAGATCACGAAGAACTCATCCACGTACTGGGAAGGGAATGCTAACGCGGAATCATTGCAGAGATTGTACGGAATCAGTTTTCCGGATACTAAACAGCTGAAGGAATGGGAGAAGTTTCAGGAGGAAGCAGCCAAGCGAGATCACAGAAAGATTGGAAAGGAGCAGGAGCTGTATTTCTTCCATGAGCTGTCGCCCGGTTCTTGTTTCTTTCAACCACGTGGCGCGTACATATATAACACCCTGATGGAATTTATTCGCTCTGAGTACAGGAAGAGAGGATTTCAGGAGGTGATCACTCCGAATATTTATAATAGCAAATTATGGCAGACCTCGGGACACTGGCAGCATTACGCGGAAAATATGTTTTCTTTCGACGTAGAGAAGGAGACTTTCGCGCTCAAGCCGATGAACTGCCCAGGTCACTGCTTGATTTTCGACGTTCGATGCAGATCCTGGCGCGAGCTGCCACTCAGATTGGCGGATTTCGGCGTGTTGCATCGCAACGAGCTGTCGGGCGCGTTGACGGGTCTTACCAGAGTGAGACGATTCCAGCAGGATGATGCGCATATATTCTGTTCGATAGAGCAAATTAAAGACGAGATAAGTGGCGCACTCGACTTTCTGTGGCATGTCTACTCTGTTCTCGgttttacgtttaatttatgCTTGTCCACGCGACCCGAGAAGTTCATGGGCGACATAGAGGTCTGGAATGAGGCTGAGAAAGCCTTGGAAGAGAGCTTGAACGCGTTCGGCCAACCGTGGAGTCTTAATCCTGAGGATGGTGCATTCTATGGGCCTAAAATCGACATAACTATCATGGACGCGCTTAAAAGGGCTCATCAGACTGCTACAATACAATTAGATTTCCAGTTGCCAATTAGGTTCAATTTATCCTATGTTAA TGAAGCTGGAGAGAAAACTCGACCGGTTATCATACACAGAGCCATCCTGGGCTCTGTAGAACGTATGATTGCTATCGTAACAGAATCATATGGCGGTAAATGGCCGTACTGGCTCTCTCCGCGACAGGCGATGGTTGTGCCGGTAGCGTCGCAATTCGATGACTACGCTTACGAAGTGAAACAAAAACTCTGGGACGCTGGCGTTATGGTCGAAGTTGACACCGACTCGAGTGATACTCTGAACAAGAAAATTCGTAATGCTCAACTTGCACAATTTAACTTTATACTCG TTGTGGGAGAGAAGGAACGTAATGCTGGCACAGTGAATGTAAGAACGAGAGATAACACGGTGCACGGTGAAATAGCGGTGGATGAGTTAATCGTAAAATTGAAAGTCTTGAAAGAAACGAGAGATCAAAGCggtgatttaaaataa
- the LOC105195057 gene encoding uncharacterized protein LOC105195057: MAAKTISDEKEVENIVSLPQKKQSSLCISSSSKGYCQTSIEMITYDYTWTINNFTHFCDMMEILISPPFPKSGDKRNQYAIKMGLPLAFPGSSREDITYNIELYLITKEPFNGSCTTTISYPAHEVVSSKSIVGYIGNLKMLNEYSFKPRPYSDSLVIRCEIKIVNPKHDISKDICADSSLNLSEDTGFN; the protein is encoded by the exons ATGGCAGCGAAAACA ATTTCTGACGAAAAAGAAGTTGAAAATATTGTGAGTCTCCCACAAAAGAAGCAGTCTTCTTTATGTATATCTTCGTCTTCTAAAGGCTATTGTCAAACGAGCATTGAGATGATTACATATGACTATACATggacaattaataattttacacatttttgtgATATGATGGAAATATTAATATCTCCACCGTTCCCAAAAAGTGGAGATAAGCGAAATCAATATGCGATTAAAATGGGACTTCCACTTGCTTTTCCAGGCTCCTCTCGAGAAGATATAACATacaatatagaattatatttaattactaagGAACCGTTTAATGGTTCATGTACAACTACTATTAGTTACCCGGCTCACGAAGTAGTATCATCAAAATCAATTGTGGGTTATataggaaatttaaaaatgttaaatgaataTTCGTTTAAACCTCGACCTTATTCAGATTCACTTGTAATACGTTGCGAGATCAAAATTGTTAATCCGAAACACGACATTTCAAAAGATATATGTGCAGATTCATCTTTAAATTTATCAGAGGACACTGGATTTAATTAA
- the LOC105195056 gene encoding threonine--tRNA ligase 1, cytoplasmic isoform X1 — MLTSLRFHVCRTVYGGTKWTHVRAKSKAMKKKYAAAEKTVSELDPWPSYIQDRIVLWDKLKKEYDDSVAAKTPANITVTLPDGKKISGKSWRTTPYDVAKGISQGLADNTVIAKVNNELWDLDRPLESDCKLQLLKFDEPEGQQVFWHSSAHVLGEAMERVYGGCLCYGPPIENGFYYDMYLGDQGISNADFPYLESLYKNIVKEKQQFERLEMTKEDLLEMFKYNEFKVRIINERIHTPTTTAYRCGPLIDLCRGPHVRHTGKIKAIKITKNSSTYWEGNANAESLQRLYGISFPDTKQLKEWEKFQEEAAKRDHRKIGKEQELYFFHELSPGSCFFQPRGAYIYNTLMEFIRSEYRKRGFQEVITPNIYNSKLWQTSGHWQHYAENMFSFDVEKETFALKPMNCPGHCLIFDVRCRSWRELPLRLADFGVLHRNELSGALTGLTRVRRFQQDDAHIFCSIEQIKDEISGALDFLWHVYSVLGFTFNLCLSTRPEKFMGDIEVWNEAEKALEESLNAFGQPWSLNPEDGAFYGPKIDITIMDALKRAHQTATIQLDFQLPIRFNLSYVNEAGEKTRPVIIHRAILGSVERMIAIVTESYGGKWPYWLSPRQAMVVPVASQFDDYAYEVKQKLWDAGVMVEVDTDSSDTLNKKIRNAQLAQFNFILVVGEKERNAGTVNVRTRDNTVHGEIAVDELIVKLKVLKETRDQSGDLK, encoded by the exons ATGCTGACGAGTTTACGTTTTCACGTTTGTAGGACCGTTTACGGCGGTACTAAGTGGACACATGTCCGG GCGAAGTCAAAGGCAATGAAGAAGAAATATGCTGCAGCGGAGAAGACTGTGTCGGAGCTTGATCCTTGGCCCTCTTACATTCAG GATCGTATTGTATTGTGGGATAAATTGAAAAAGGAGTATGACGACTCAGTGGCAGCAAAGACTCCTGCAAACATAACTGTAACTCTGCCGGATGGTAAGAAGATATCTGGGAAATCCTGGCGTACGACGCCTTACGACGTTGCGAAAGGTATTAGCCAAGGATTGGCAGATAATACTGTAATCGCAAAAGTCAACAATGAATTATGGGATCTTGACAGACCTCTAGAATCTGACTGCAAATTGCAGCTGTTGAAGTTTGACGAGCCGGAAGGTCAGCAAGTGTTTTGGCATTCTAGCGCTCATGTTCTTGGAGAGGCTATGGAAAGAGTTTACGGCGGCTGTCTCTGTTATGGTCCCCCTATCGAGAATGGCTTTTACTATGATATGTATCTGGGCGACCAGGGCATCTCCAACGCGGACTTCCCATATCTGGAGAGTCTCTACAAGAATATAGTCAAAGAGAAACAACAGTTTGAACGGCTGGAAATGACAAAAGAAGATCTCCTGGAAATGTTCAAGTACAATGAATTTAAAGTACGGATTATAAACGAGAGGATACACACGCCCACTACCACGGCTTATAGATGTGGTCCGCTGATTGATTTGTGCAGAGGACCTCATGTGAGGCACACGGGAAAGATCAAGGCCATAAAGATCACGAAGAACTCATCCACGTACTGGGAAGGGAATGCTAACGCGGAATCATTGCAGAGATTGTACGGAATCAGTTTTCCGGATACTAAACAGCTGAAGGAATGGGAGAAGTTTCAGGAGGAAGCAGCCAAGCGAGATCACAGAAAGATTGGAAAGGAGCAGGAGCTGTATTTCTTCCATGAGCTGTCGCCCGGTTCTTGTTTCTTTCAACCACGTGGCGCGTACATATATAACACCCTGATGGAATTTATTCGCTCTGAGTACAGGAAGAGAGGATTTCAGGAGGTGATCACTCCGAATATTTATAATAGCAAATTATGGCAGACCTCGGGACACTGGCAGCATTACGCGGAAAATATGTTTTCTTTCGACGTAGAGAAGGAGACTTTCGCGCTCAAGCCGATGAACTGCCCAGGTCACTGCTTGATTTTCGACGTTCGATGCAGATCCTGGCGCGAGCTGCCACTCAGATTGGCGGATTTCGGCGTGTTGCATCGCAACGAGCTGTCGGGCGCGTTGACGGGTCTTACCAGAGTGAGACGATTCCAGCAGGATGATGCGCATATATTCTGTTCGATAGAGCAAATTAAAGACGAGATAAGTGGCGCACTCGACTTTCTGTGGCATGTCTACTCTGTTCTCGgttttacgtttaatttatgCTTGTCCACGCGACCCGAGAAGTTCATGGGCGACATAGAGGTCTGGAATGAGGCTGAGAAAGCCTTGGAAGAGAGCTTGAACGCGTTCGGCCAACCGTGGAGTCTTAATCCTGAGGATGGTGCATTCTATGGGCCTAAAATCGACATAACTATCATGGACGCGCTTAAAAGGGCTCATCAGACTGCTACAATACAATTAGATTTCCAGTTGCCAATTAGGTTCAATTTATCCTATGTTAA TGAAGCTGGAGAGAAAACTCGACCGGTTATCATACACAGAGCCATCCTGGGCTCTGTAGAACGTATGATTGCTATCGTAACAGAATCATATGGCGGTAAATGGCCGTACTGGCTCTCTCCGCGACAGGCGATGGTTGTGCCGGTAGCGTCGCAATTCGATGACTACGCTTACGAAGTGAAACAAAAACTCTGGGACGCTGGCGTTATGGTCGAAGTTGACACCGACTCGAGTGATACTCTGAACAAGAAAATTCGTAATGCTCAACTTGCACAATTTAACTTTATACTCG TTGTGGGAGAGAAGGAACGTAATGCTGGCACAGTGAATGTAAGAACGAGAGATAACACGGTGCACGGTGAAATAGCGGTGGATGAGTTAATCGTAAAATTGAAAGTCTTGAAAGAAACGAGAGATCAAAGCggtgatttaaaataa
- the LOC105195058 gene encoding zinc finger protein DPF3 isoform X2 — protein sequence MTTVAISPAMAHGNSGIIQVVNESNLSKIESFLNDTAYREAIENSSNYNSRLCRERRLRMPFLDSQTGVAQNHSALFMSSRERLPGLLHGQIYTYPSKRWRKKRRQYLMHYLHPKRGPRGDTEDGTEGVETITHVNDDSKDSVALKDEHSKDAWYYDEQDMLDMDAYEEPDPDSDYDYEESYSSKRKRRKTRGGGHHPARSHPPSADTPGGKRTKGGGRGRKKTNYDSVDTDKPFVCDRGTRRGRQNATSSNTSSPSPATPTAAPAAGTASQPQQSQQQQQLQTAVQTPIAPVSPTVPAIKEDHLPTASSPGGTAVSSLSSAESAGTTGGPPTPGGPNSEKKAGGKSSAAQPSPYCDFCLGDATQNKKTGGSEELVSCSDCGRSGHPTCLQFTANMIVSVRKYRWQCIECKCCSICGTSDNDDQLLFCDDCDRGYHMYCLAPPLASPPEGSWSCRLCIAEFHHRD from the exons ATGACGACGGTGGCGATCTCCCCAGCTATGGCACACGGTAACAGCGGAATAATACAGGTGGTGAACGAAAGTAATCTGAGCAAAATCGAGAG CTTCCTCAACGACACGGCTTACAGAGAAGCCATTGAGAATTCCTCCAATTACAATAGCCGACTATGCAGGGAACGACGCCTCCGCATGCCCTTCCTCGACTCGCAAACAG GTGTCGCACAAAATCACTCCGCACTTTTTATGTCCTCGAGAGAAAGGTTACCAGGTTTATTACATGGTCAGATTTATACCTATCCAAGTAAACGATGGCGAAAGAAACGCCGAcaatatttaatgcattatttacATCCAAAACGAGGACCAAGAGGAGATACAGAGGATGGAACAGAAGGTGTGGAAACTATTACCCATGTAAATGATGACAGCAAAGATTCGGTGGCACTTAAag ACGAACACAGTAAAGACGCTTGGTATTATGATGAGCAAGATATGTTAGACATGGACGCTTATGAAGAACCTGATCCAGATAGTGACTATGATTACGAAGAGAGTTATAGCAGTAAACGGAAACGCAGAAAAACGCGTGGAGGTGGTCATCATCCTGCTCGTAGTCATCCACCTTCTGCAGATACGCCTGGCGGCAAACGTACGAAA gGTGGTGGCCGTGGACGTAAAAAGACGAACTACGACTCTGTTGACACTGATAAACCATTCGTTTGTGACC GTGGTACACGTCGGGGTCGTCAGAACGCTACCTCCTCGAATACCTCAAGTCCTTCCCCGGCGACGCCTACCGCCGCACCCGCTGCGGGAACGGCGTCGCAGCCGCAGCAGtcgcagcagcaacagcagctgCAAACGGCCGTGCAGACGCCCATCGCCCCGGTGTCACCTACCGTGCCGGCGATCAAAGAAGATCACCTGCCGACGGCTTCCTCGCCTGGCGGCACCGCCGTCTCCTCGCTGTCGTCCGCGGAAAGCGCGGGTACCACGGGCGGGCCGCCCACCCCCGGAGGACCAAACTCGGAGAAGAAGGCCGGCGGCAAGTCGTCCGCGGCGCAGCCGTCCCCGTACTGCGACTTCTGCCTGGGTGACGCGACGCAGAACAAGAAGACCGGCGGTTCCGAGGAGCTGGTGTCGTGCAGCGACTGCGGCCGCTCAG GGCATCCAACTTGTTTGCAATTCACTGCAAACATGATCGTTTCTGTTCGCAAGTACAGGTGGCAATGTATCGAATGCAAATGTTGCTCTATTTGCGGCACCTCGGACAACGAT GATCAGTTGCTGTTCTGTGACGACTGTGATCGTGGCTACCACATGTATTGTCTGGCTCCGCCTCTTGCGTCACCTCCCGAGGGCTCCTGGTCTTGCCGCCTATGCATAGCCGAATTTCATCACCGTGATTAA
- the LOC105195058 gene encoding zinc finger protein ubi-d4 isoform X3, translating to MTTVAISPAMAHGNSGIIQVVNESNLSKIESFLNDTAYREAIENSSNYNSRLCRERRLRMPFLDSQTGVAQNHSALFMSSRERLPGLLHGQIYTYPSKRWRKKRRQYLMHYLHPKRGPRGDTEDGTEGVETITHVNDDSKDSVALKDEHSKDAWYYDEQDMLDMDAYEEPDPDSDYDYEESYSSKRKRRKTRGGGHHPARSHPPSADTPGGKRTKGGGRGRKKTNYDSVDTDKPFVCDLCSARYKTRPGLVYHYGHSHSTSSGDPAKELSPSPAEVEPRSVADTAASNQPGGTRRGRQNATSSNTSSPSPATPTAAPAAGTASQPQQSQQQQQLQTAVQTPIAPVSPTVPAIKEDHLPTASSPGGTAVSSLSSAESAGTTGGPPTPGGPNSEKKAGGKSSAAQPSPYCDFCLGDATQNKKTGGSEELVSCSDCGRSAVNIVKDIK from the exons ATGACGACGGTGGCGATCTCCCCAGCTATGGCACACGGTAACAGCGGAATAATACAGGTGGTGAACGAAAGTAATCTGAGCAAAATCGAGAG CTTCCTCAACGACACGGCTTACAGAGAAGCCATTGAGAATTCCTCCAATTACAATAGCCGACTATGCAGGGAACGACGCCTCCGCATGCCCTTCCTCGACTCGCAAACAG GTGTCGCACAAAATCACTCCGCACTTTTTATGTCCTCGAGAGAAAGGTTACCAGGTTTATTACATGGTCAGATTTATACCTATCCAAGTAAACGATGGCGAAAGAAACGCCGAcaatatttaatgcattatttacATCCAAAACGAGGACCAAGAGGAGATACAGAGGATGGAACAGAAGGTGTGGAAACTATTACCCATGTAAATGATGACAGCAAAGATTCGGTGGCACTTAAag ACGAACACAGTAAAGACGCTTGGTATTATGATGAGCAAGATATGTTAGACATGGACGCTTATGAAGAACCTGATCCAGATAGTGACTATGATTACGAAGAGAGTTATAGCAGTAAACGGAAACGCAGAAAAACGCGTGGAGGTGGTCATCATCCTGCTCGTAGTCATCCACCTTCTGCAGATACGCCTGGCGGCAAACGTACGAAA gGTGGTGGCCGTGGACGTAAAAAGACGAACTACGACTCTGTTGACACTGATAAACCATTCGTTTGTGACC TATGCAGCGCACGGTATAAGACCAGACCCGGTCTGGTCTACCATTACGGTCATTCCCACTCTACTTCCTCCGGTGATCCTGCTAAGGAACTAAGTCCCAGTCCTGCCGAAGTTGAACCTAGGAGCGTTGCAGACACCGCTGCTTCGAACCAGCCAG GTGGTACACGTCGGGGTCGTCAGAACGCTACCTCCTCGAATACCTCAAGTCCTTCCCCGGCGACGCCTACCGCCGCACCCGCTGCGGGAACGGCGTCGCAGCCGCAGCAGtcgcagcagcaacagcagctgCAAACGGCCGTGCAGACGCCCATCGCCCCGGTGTCACCTACCGTGCCGGCGATCAAAGAAGATCACCTGCCGACGGCTTCCTCGCCTGGCGGCACCGCCGTCTCCTCGCTGTCGTCCGCGGAAAGCGCGGGTACCACGGGCGGGCCGCCCACCCCCGGAGGACCAAACTCGGAGAAGAAGGCCGGCGGCAAGTCGTCCGCGGCGCAGCCGTCCCCGTACTGCGACTTCTGCCTGGGTGACGCGACGCAGAACAAGAAGACCGGCGGTTCCGAGGAGCTGGTGTCGTGCAGCGACTGCGGCCGCTCAG CTGTTAATATCGTGAAAGACATTAAGTAA
- the LOC105195058 gene encoding zinc finger protein ubi-d4 isoform X1, with protein MTTVAISPAMAHGNSGIIQVVNESNLSKIESFLNDTAYREAIENSSNYNSRLCRERRLRMPFLDSQTGVAQNHSALFMSSRERLPGLLHGQIYTYPSKRWRKKRRQYLMHYLHPKRGPRGDTEDGTEGVETITHVNDDSKDSVALKDEHSKDAWYYDEQDMLDMDAYEEPDPDSDYDYEESYSSKRKRRKTRGGGHHPARSHPPSADTPGGKRTKGGGRGRKKTNYDSVDTDKPFVCDLCSARYKTRPGLVYHYGHSHSTSSGDPAKELSPSPAEVEPRSVADTAASNQPGGTRRGRQNATSSNTSSPSPATPTAAPAAGTASQPQQSQQQQQLQTAVQTPIAPVSPTVPAIKEDHLPTASSPGGTAVSSLSSAESAGTTGGPPTPGGPNSEKKAGGKSSAAQPSPYCDFCLGDATQNKKTGGSEELVSCSDCGRSGHPTCLQFTANMIVSVRKYRWQCIECKCCSICGTSDNDDQLLFCDDCDRGYHMYCLAPPLASPPEGSWSCRLCIAEFHHRD; from the exons ATGACGACGGTGGCGATCTCCCCAGCTATGGCACACGGTAACAGCGGAATAATACAGGTGGTGAACGAAAGTAATCTGAGCAAAATCGAGAG CTTCCTCAACGACACGGCTTACAGAGAAGCCATTGAGAATTCCTCCAATTACAATAGCCGACTATGCAGGGAACGACGCCTCCGCATGCCCTTCCTCGACTCGCAAACAG GTGTCGCACAAAATCACTCCGCACTTTTTATGTCCTCGAGAGAAAGGTTACCAGGTTTATTACATGGTCAGATTTATACCTATCCAAGTAAACGATGGCGAAAGAAACGCCGAcaatatttaatgcattatttacATCCAAAACGAGGACCAAGAGGAGATACAGAGGATGGAACAGAAGGTGTGGAAACTATTACCCATGTAAATGATGACAGCAAAGATTCGGTGGCACTTAAag ACGAACACAGTAAAGACGCTTGGTATTATGATGAGCAAGATATGTTAGACATGGACGCTTATGAAGAACCTGATCCAGATAGTGACTATGATTACGAAGAGAGTTATAGCAGTAAACGGAAACGCAGAAAAACGCGTGGAGGTGGTCATCATCCTGCTCGTAGTCATCCACCTTCTGCAGATACGCCTGGCGGCAAACGTACGAAA gGTGGTGGCCGTGGACGTAAAAAGACGAACTACGACTCTGTTGACACTGATAAACCATTCGTTTGTGACC TATGCAGCGCACGGTATAAGACCAGACCCGGTCTGGTCTACCATTACGGTCATTCCCACTCTACTTCCTCCGGTGATCCTGCTAAGGAACTAAGTCCCAGTCCTGCCGAAGTTGAACCTAGGAGCGTTGCAGACACCGCTGCTTCGAACCAGCCAG GTGGTACACGTCGGGGTCGTCAGAACGCTACCTCCTCGAATACCTCAAGTCCTTCCCCGGCGACGCCTACCGCCGCACCCGCTGCGGGAACGGCGTCGCAGCCGCAGCAGtcgcagcagcaacagcagctgCAAACGGCCGTGCAGACGCCCATCGCCCCGGTGTCACCTACCGTGCCGGCGATCAAAGAAGATCACCTGCCGACGGCTTCCTCGCCTGGCGGCACCGCCGTCTCCTCGCTGTCGTCCGCGGAAAGCGCGGGTACCACGGGCGGGCCGCCCACCCCCGGAGGACCAAACTCGGAGAAGAAGGCCGGCGGCAAGTCGTCCGCGGCGCAGCCGTCCCCGTACTGCGACTTCTGCCTGGGTGACGCGACGCAGAACAAGAAGACCGGCGGTTCCGAGGAGCTGGTGTCGTGCAGCGACTGCGGCCGCTCAG GGCATCCAACTTGTTTGCAATTCACTGCAAACATGATCGTTTCTGTTCGCAAGTACAGGTGGCAATGTATCGAATGCAAATGTTGCTCTATTTGCGGCACCTCGGACAACGAT GATCAGTTGCTGTTCTGTGACGACTGTGATCGTGGCTACCACATGTATTGTCTGGCTCCGCCTCTTGCGTCACCTCCCGAGGGCTCCTGGTCTTGCCGCCTATGCATAGCCGAATTTCATCACCGTGATTAA
- the LOC105195055 gene encoding UPF0488 protein CG14286 gives MPPKSAMSSKRNNRNKKSVSQPRAPPRTVDASNTSGLDPEAEDRFELELCWCIQQLEASLTTGKLQERQMQELGKQLQSLKSNTAPLIKKRQIMRNTLGDYREKMAEDERKFSKSMSAVKFTSSASSNKKSIFIKKAMGHNTQDLNKQTNELQNILQDTKQTVSDSNRTETPFQFNFQTCQ, from the exons ATGCCGCCAAAATCTGCGATg aGTTCTAAACGCAACAACAGGAACAAAAAGAGTGTGTCACAGCCACGTGCTCCTCCCAGGACGGTAGACGCTAGCAATACAAGTGGTTTAGATCCAGAAGCGGAGGATCGTTTCGAGTTAGAACTATGTTGGTGCATACAGCAATTGGAGGCGAGTTTAACTACCGGCAAGCTGCAGGAGAGGCAGATGCAGGAACTTGGCAAACAATTACAATCATTGAAAAGTAACACCGcaccattaataaaaaaaaggcaaATAATGAGAAATACATTGGGAGACTACAGAGAGAAAATGGCTGAGGACGAGCGAAAATTTAGCAAATCTATGTCAGCTGTTAAATTCACTAGTTCTGcctcttcaaataaaaaatcaatatttatcaagaaAGCTATGGGTCATAATACACAGGATTTGAATAAACAGACGAatgaattgcaaaatatattacaagATACAAAACAGACTGTTAGTGACAGTAATAGAACTGAAACTCCATTTCAGTTTAATTTTCAAACATGTCAATAA